A window from Micromonospora terminaliae encodes these proteins:
- a CDS encoding S8 family peptidase yields MGLPDRSVLVGMAALTMLAAASPASAAEPTGTIRAAGGPTAVADSYLVVLKDSAVAPSRVAETAHRLTARHGGTVARTWRAALRGFEVNVGATAAARIAADPAVAYVEQNHTVTIAGTQTNPPSWGLDRIDQRNLPLNSSYTYPNTAGNVRAYIIDTGVLFGHNDFGGRAVSGFDAVDGGSADDCNGHGTHVAGTVGGSSYGVAKGVQIVGVRVLNCQGSGTNAQVVSGIDWVTANAVKPAVANMSLGGSANSSIDTAVTNSINSGITYAVAAGNGDILGNRQNACNYSPARVASAITVGATQNNDAAASFSNYGTCVDILAPGVNITSAWYTGTSATNTISGTSMASPHVAGAAALVLSANPSWTPQQVRDSLVNDATPNVVTNVGTGTPNRLLYVANGTTPPPTNDFSVSVSPTSGSTAPGGSVTATVATATTNGSAQSVSLSASGLPGGATASFNPPTVTSGGSSTLTITTSASTPAGTYPVTISGTAASGTKTATYSLTVTGAGGCTGAGQKLGNPGFESGNTVWSSSSGVIGQYGSSGQPPRTGTWNAWLDGYGSTHTDTLSQSVSLPAGCTSYTFTFWLHIDSAETTSSVQYDKLTVQVLNSSGSVLATLGTWSNLNKASGYSQKSFSLAAYAGQTVTLKFTGTEDSSLQTSFVIDDTGVNVS; encoded by the coding sequence ATGGGTCTCCCAGACAGGTCCGTACTCGTCGGAATGGCCGCCCTGACCATGCTCGCGGCCGCGTCACCCGCCTCGGCCGCCGAACCCACCGGCACCATCCGCGCCGCCGGTGGTCCCACCGCGGTGGCCGACAGCTACCTCGTCGTCCTGAAGGACAGCGCCGTCGCCCCGAGCCGGGTCGCCGAGACCGCCCACCGGCTCACCGCCCGGCACGGCGGCACCGTCGCCCGCACCTGGCGCGCCGCGCTGCGCGGCTTCGAAGTCAACGTCGGCGCGACGGCCGCCGCGCGGATCGCGGCCGACCCCGCCGTGGCGTACGTCGAACAGAACCACACGGTCACCATCGCCGGCACCCAGACGAACCCGCCCTCCTGGGGCCTGGACCGGATCGACCAGCGGAACCTGCCCCTGAACAGCTCCTACACCTACCCGAACACCGCCGGCAACGTGCGCGCCTACATCATCGACACCGGCGTGCTCTTCGGGCACAACGACTTCGGCGGCCGGGCCGTCTCCGGCTTCGACGCGGTGGACGGCGGCTCCGCCGACGACTGCAACGGCCACGGCACGCACGTCGCGGGCACGGTGGGCGGCTCGTCGTACGGGGTGGCGAAGGGCGTCCAGATCGTCGGCGTCCGGGTGCTCAACTGCCAGGGCAGCGGCACCAACGCCCAGGTCGTGTCGGGCATCGACTGGGTCACGGCGAACGCGGTGAAGCCGGCCGTGGCCAACATGAGCCTCGGCGGCTCCGCCAACAGCTCCATCGACACCGCGGTCACCAACTCCATCAACTCCGGCATCACGTACGCCGTGGCGGCCGGGAACGGCGACATCCTGGGCAACCGGCAGAACGCCTGCAACTACTCCCCGGCCCGGGTCGCGTCGGCGATCACCGTCGGGGCGACGCAGAACAACGACGCCGCCGCGAGCTTCTCCAACTACGGCACCTGCGTCGACATCCTGGCGCCGGGTGTCAACATCACCTCGGCCTGGTACACCGGCACGTCCGCCACCAACACGATCAGCGGCACCTCGATGGCGTCGCCGCACGTGGCCGGCGCCGCGGCGCTCGTGCTCTCGGCGAACCCGTCGTGGACCCCGCAGCAGGTGCGGGACAGCCTCGTCAACGACGCCACCCCGAACGTGGTGACCAACGTGGGCACCGGTACGCCGAACCGGCTGCTCTACGTGGCGAACGGCACGACCCCGCCGCCCACCAACGACTTCTCCGTCTCGGTCTCGCCCACCTCCGGCTCGACCGCGCCGGGCGGCTCGGTGACCGCCACGGTTGCCACCGCCACCACCAACGGCTCGGCCCAGTCCGTCAGCCTCTCCGCGAGCGGCCTGCCGGGCGGCGCCACCGCCTCGTTCAACCCGCCGACGGTGACCTCGGGCGGCTCGTCCACGCTCACCATCACCACGTCGGCGAGCACCCCGGCCGGCACCTACCCGGTGACGATCAGTGGCACCGCGGCGTCGGGCACGAAGACGGCGACGTACTCACTGACCGTCACCGGTGCCGGCGGCTGCACGGGCGCGGGTCAGAAGCTCGGTAACCCGGGCTTCGAGTCGGGCAACACGGTGTGGTCGTCGAGTTCGGGTGTGATCGGCCAGTACGGCTCCTCCGGGCAGCCGCCGCGTACCGGCACGTGGAACGCGTGGCTGGACGGCTACGGCAGCACCCACACCGACACGCTGTCGCAGTCGGTGAGCCTGCCGGCCGGCTGCACCTCCTACACCTTCACGTTCTGGCTGCACATCGACTCGGCCGAGACCACCAGCAGCGTCCAGTACGACAAGCTGACCGTGCAGGTGCTCAACTCCTCCGGCAGCGTGCTGGCCACCCTCGGGACCTGGTCGAACCTGAACAAGGCCAGCGGCTACAGCCAGAAGTCCTTCTCCCTGGCCGCGTACGCCGGCCAGACCGTCACCCTGAAGTTCACCGGCACCGAGGACTCCTCGCTGCAGACCTCATTCGTCATCGACGACACGGGGGTGAACGTCTCCTGA
- a CDS encoding FhaA domain-containing protein produces the protein MASGPEEEPVSVLQRFEKRLEGLVEGAFAKVFKGVVHPVEILNAMQREAEAHKAILAGGRTLVPNRYVIDLSPYDHSRLAPYAAALAQELAQSQAEFIGEQAWTVYGDVIVEVERGEGLDTGMFRVTAEVYTGGDVAPVSAPGGYDAGPAYPPAYDQGGGYGPPPGHGGGRNVRLVSGDGRTYPLQMGSTVIGRGDQANLRLPDVGISRRHARLDFDGGQVVLTDLGSTNGTMVNGQRVSAVALNPGDMIQLGTTTLTFRVDG, from the coding sequence ATTGCCTCGGGACCCGAGGAGGAGCCGGTGAGCGTGCTGCAACGCTTCGAGAAGCGTCTGGAAGGCCTGGTCGAGGGGGCCTTTGCCAAGGTCTTCAAAGGGGTGGTCCACCCCGTGGAGATCCTCAACGCCATGCAGCGGGAGGCCGAGGCGCACAAGGCGATCCTGGCCGGTGGGCGCACGTTGGTGCCCAACCGCTACGTGATCGATCTCTCGCCGTACGACCACAGTCGGCTGGCGCCGTACGCCGCCGCGCTGGCCCAGGAACTGGCCCAGTCGCAGGCGGAGTTCATCGGCGAGCAGGCGTGGACGGTCTACGGCGACGTGATCGTCGAGGTCGAGCGTGGTGAGGGGCTGGACACCGGCATGTTCCGGGTCACCGCGGAGGTCTACACCGGCGGCGACGTCGCCCCGGTCTCCGCGCCCGGCGGCTACGACGCCGGCCCGGCCTACCCGCCGGCCTACGACCAGGGCGGCGGCTACGGCCCGCCTCCGGGGCACGGCGGCGGCCGCAACGTCCGCCTGGTCTCCGGCGACGGCCGCACCTACCCCCTCCAGATGGGCTCGACGGTGATCGGCCGCGGCGACCAGGCCAACCTGCGCCTGCCCGACGTCGGCATCTCCCGCCGCCACGCCCGGCTGGACTTCGACGGCGGCCAGGTCGTGCTGACCGACCTCGGCTCCACCAACGGCACGATGGTCAACGGCCAGCGCGTCTCCGCGGTCGCCCTCAACCCGGGCGACATGATCCAGCTCGGCACGACCACCCTGACCTTCCGCGTGGACGGCTGA
- a CDS encoding MarR family winged helix-turn-helix transcriptional regulator has product MDKNVFDDPRITAIGLLFEVSAGLSARFAAQFEEHGLSPVEFEVLMRLTRSPGHQLRMTDLAAQTSLSTSGVTRVVDRMERDGLLRRRACPSDRRSSYAVVTAAGLSRLDETLPGHLRIIEEWFTGQLVPAQLEAVLDGLRRVRDAVHPGATAGSTEPVPAGRPADC; this is encoded by the coding sequence GTGGACAAGAACGTGTTCGACGATCCCCGGATCACCGCCATCGGCCTCCTCTTCGAGGTCAGCGCCGGGCTGTCGGCCCGGTTCGCCGCCCAGTTCGAGGAGCACGGCCTCTCCCCGGTCGAGTTCGAGGTGCTGATGCGGCTCACCCGGTCGCCGGGGCACCAGCTGCGGATGACCGACCTCGCGGCGCAGACCTCCCTGTCCACCAGCGGGGTCACCCGCGTGGTCGACCGGATGGAGCGCGACGGCCTGCTCCGCCGCCGGGCGTGCCCGTCCGACCGGCGCAGCTCGTACGCGGTGGTCACCGCCGCCGGCCTCAGCCGGCTGGACGAGACCCTGCCCGGGCACCTGCGGATCATCGAGGAGTGGTTCACCGGCCAGCTCGTTCCGGCCCAGCTGGAGGCGGTCCTCGACGGTCTGCGCCGGGTCCGTGACGCGGTACACCCGGGTGCGACGGCCGGCAGCACCGAACCCGTGCCCGCCGGACGGCCCGCCGACTGCTGA
- a CDS encoding DUF397 domain-containing protein, translated as MATKEFPVDLTQATWVKSSKSGPNCDNCVEVAYVTGAVGVRDSKDRTGPALVFAPGDWHAFVAGARGGAFAGK; from the coding sequence ATGGCGACCAAGGAGTTCCCCGTGGACCTGACGCAGGCGACGTGGGTTAAGAGCTCGAAGAGCGGGCCGAACTGTGACAACTGCGTGGAGGTCGCGTACGTGACCGGGGCGGTCGGCGTCCGGGACTCGAAGGACAGGACGGGCCCGGCCCTGGTCTTCGCCCCCGGTGACTGGCACGCCTTCGTCGCCGGCGCACGGGGCGGTGCGTTCGCCGGGAAATGA
- a CDS encoding PASTA domain-containing protein codes for MSDDRQEPPAEDPDATRALPPDRSGADPDATRALPPERPAVPEDADATRAMPREPAGDATRPLPRGEGGAAAGRPVDATSPQQPVSPAWSGRAGVPPPRPAGYPEPGGEWYTEEQAGRRWWMPILLGVLALLLIALIALGVWLALRAADRDAEPGRSPSAVPSTAPQTSATPTTAAPSSSPPSSPPTTTAAAEVPMPPLVGLPESAARAALDRLGVDYRVRYRTSDQPAGTVIDTDPEAGEPVAEGDRVSIVVARAADPTTAAPTSAAPPTATATP; via the coding sequence ATGAGCGACGACCGCCAGGAGCCACCCGCCGAGGACCCGGACGCGACCAGGGCGCTGCCCCCCGACCGGAGTGGCGCCGACCCGGACGCCACCCGCGCACTGCCGCCCGAGCGCCCCGCCGTGCCCGAGGATGCCGACGCCACCCGCGCGATGCCGCGGGAGCCGGCCGGTGACGCGACCCGGCCGCTGCCCCGCGGGGAGGGCGGTGCCGCAGCGGGCCGACCGGTCGACGCCACGAGCCCCCAGCAGCCGGTCAGCCCCGCCTGGTCCGGGCGCGCCGGGGTGCCGCCACCGCGGCCGGCCGGCTATCCGGAGCCTGGCGGCGAGTGGTACACCGAGGAGCAGGCGGGTCGTCGGTGGTGGATGCCGATCCTGCTGGGCGTCCTCGCGTTGCTGCTCATCGCGTTGATCGCCCTGGGTGTCTGGCTCGCCCTCCGGGCGGCGGACCGCGACGCCGAGCCGGGCCGGTCGCCCTCGGCCGTGCCGAGCACCGCCCCGCAGACCAGCGCCACGCCGACCACGGCCGCGCCCAGCAGTTCGCCGCCGAGCAGCCCGCCGACCACGACGGCGGCCGCCGAGGTGCCGATGCCCCCGCTCGTGGGGCTGCCGGAGTCCGCCGCCCGCGCGGCACTCGACCGGCTGGGCGTGGACTACCGGGTGCGGTACCGAACGTCGGACCAGCCGGCCGGGACGGTGATCGACACCGACCCCGAGGCCGGCGAGCCGGTCGCCGAGGGGGACCGGGTGAGCATCGTGGTGGCCCGGGCCGCGGATCCGACGACCGCCGCCCCCACCTCGGCGGCCCCGCCGACGGCCACCGCCACGCCCTGA
- a CDS encoding NAD-dependent epimerase/dehydratase family protein, whose translation MSVALVTGSGGLIGSEAARHFAGLGLDVVGIDNDMRRYFFGEDGSTAWSLDRLAGELGRSYTHHAVDIRDRDALEQVFKKYGSDIAVVIHSAAQPSHDWAAKEPYTDFDVNAGGTLNVLENTRRHAIDAPFIHCSTNKVYGDRPNTLPLIELETRYELPEDHPWYDGITEDMSIDESLHSIFGASKVASDVMVQEYGRYFDMKTACFRGGTLTGPAHSAAELHGFLAYLMRCVMEGRTYNLFGYKGKMVRDAIHSRDVLTAFEAFFREPRSAQVYNLGGGRHSNTSHIEAFRIAEEITGRVAKINYVEQARTGDHQWYVSSMARFEEHYPNWKITYDVPMILREIYEANVDKWVPKA comes from the coding sequence GTGAGTGTCGCGTTGGTGACCGGTTCGGGCGGTCTGATCGGCTCCGAGGCGGCCCGGCACTTCGCCGGCCTCGGTCTCGACGTGGTCGGCATCGACAACGACATGCGCCGGTACTTCTTCGGCGAGGACGGTTCGACCGCCTGGAGCCTCGACCGCCTCGCCGGCGAGCTGGGCCGCTCCTACACCCACCACGCCGTGGACATCCGCGACCGGGACGCCCTGGAGCAGGTCTTCAAGAAGTACGGCTCGGACATCGCCGTGGTGATCCACAGCGCCGCCCAGCCGAGCCACGACTGGGCCGCCAAGGAGCCGTACACCGACTTCGACGTCAACGCCGGCGGCACCCTCAACGTGCTGGAGAACACCCGGCGGCACGCCATCGACGCGCCGTTCATCCACTGTTCGACCAACAAGGTCTACGGCGACCGCCCGAACACCCTGCCGCTGATCGAGCTGGAGACGCGCTACGAGCTGCCGGAGGACCACCCCTGGTACGACGGCATCACCGAGGACATGTCGATCGACGAGTCGCTGCACTCGATCTTCGGCGCCTCCAAGGTCGCCTCGGACGTGATGGTCCAGGAGTACGGCCGGTACTTCGACATGAAGACGGCCTGCTTCCGGGGCGGCACGCTGACCGGTCCGGCGCACTCCGCCGCCGAGCTGCACGGATTCCTGGCGTACCTGATGCGCTGCGTGATGGAGGGCCGGACGTACAACCTCTTCGGCTACAAGGGGAAGATGGTCCGGGACGCGATCCACTCGCGGGACGTGCTCACCGCGTTCGAGGCGTTCTTCCGCGAGCCGCGCTCGGCGCAGGTCTACAACCTCGGCGGGGGCCGGCACTCGAACACCTCGCACATCGAGGCGTTCCGGATCGCCGAGGAGATCACCGGCCGGGTGGCGAAGATCAACTACGTCGAGCAGGCCCGCACCGGCGACCACCAGTGGTACGTGAGCAGCATGGCCCGGTTCGAGGAGCACTACCCGAACTGGAAGATCACCTACGACGTGCCGATGATCCTCCGCGAGATCTACGAGGCGAACGTCGACAAGTGGGTGCCGAAGGCATGA
- a CDS encoding helix-turn-helix domain-containing protein yields MSERRSPTIRRRRLGAELRRQREAAGITIETVAEQLECSASKISRIETGHTTATPRDVRDMLRIYGVVGAESDELVQIAREARQKGWWHPYSTVLVGAYVGLEAAASSIRAYEQQVVPGLLETEEYAGAMIRAARPDFTAEQVDQRVRVRLGRQSLLTQDDPVDLWVVLDEAVLSRPVGGDAVMRGQLKRLVEIAELPNVTLQVLPFEVGAHAGMDGTFTILSFPEPSDPDVVYAENATGGLFLEKSDELQKYSFIFDHIRAAAIRPEESIAHIAKLAEEPLWKWRPRSSPWT; encoded by the coding sequence GTGAGCGAGCGGCGCAGCCCGACCATCCGGCGTCGGCGCCTGGGGGCGGAACTCCGCCGCCAGCGTGAAGCCGCCGGCATCACCATCGAGACGGTCGCCGAGCAGTTGGAGTGCTCGGCCTCCAAGATCTCCCGTATCGAGACCGGCCACACCACGGCGACCCCGCGGGACGTCCGGGACATGCTCCGCATCTACGGGGTGGTCGGCGCCGAGAGCGACGAGCTGGTGCAGATCGCCCGCGAGGCCCGGCAGAAGGGCTGGTGGCATCCGTACAGCACGGTGCTGGTCGGGGCGTACGTGGGACTGGAGGCGGCGGCCAGCTCGATCCGGGCCTATGAACAGCAGGTCGTGCCGGGCCTGCTGGAGACCGAGGAGTACGCGGGGGCGATGATCCGGGCCGCTCGGCCGGACTTCACCGCCGAACAGGTCGATCAGCGGGTGCGTGTCCGACTGGGCCGTCAGTCGTTGTTGACCCAGGACGATCCGGTCGATCTGTGGGTGGTGCTCGATGAGGCGGTGCTGAGCCGGCCGGTTGGCGGCGACGCGGTGATGCGTGGCCAGCTCAAACGGTTGGTGGAGATTGCCGAACTGCCGAACGTGACGTTGCAGGTCCTGCCCTTCGAGGTGGGCGCGCACGCCGGCATGGACGGCACCTTCACGATCCTCAGCTTCCCCGAACCGAGTGATCCCGATGTCGTGTACGCGGAGAACGCCACGGGTGGGCTCTTCCTCGAGAAGAGCGACGAACTACAGAAGTACAGCTTCATCTTCGATCACATTCGCGCGGCGGCCATTCGCCCGGAGGAATCCATCGCACACATCGCAAAACTTGCAGAGGAGCCGTTGTGGAAATGGCGACCAAGGAGTTCCCCGTGGACCTGA
- a CDS encoding WecB/TagA/CpsF family glycosyltransferase, which yields MTTGTKRNVLGVLVDATDYARATEAVVAAAHERRPLALTALAVHGVMTGVLDRAHNARLNSFDVVTPDGQPVRWALNLLHGAGLTDRVYGPELTLRVLARFADEGLPVYLYGSTEATLSRLVPALERRFPALKIAGVEPSKFRSLQPGEDTEIADRIKASGARLVLVGLGCPRQEIFTYAMRPLLDMPLMAVGAAFDYHAGLLRNPPPWMQRAGLEWFWRLGLEPKRLWRRYVILNPAYLARLAAQKTGVWKATPPPPATERLTTFDV from the coding sequence ATGACCACCGGCACCAAGCGGAACGTGCTCGGCGTACTCGTCGACGCCACCGACTACGCCCGGGCGACCGAGGCCGTGGTGGCGGCTGCGCACGAGCGCCGTCCGCTGGCCCTCACCGCGCTGGCGGTGCACGGGGTGATGACCGGGGTGCTCGACCGGGCGCACAACGCCCGGCTCAACTCCTTCGACGTCGTCACGCCCGACGGGCAGCCGGTGCGCTGGGCGCTCAACCTGCTCCACGGCGCCGGCCTCACCGACCGGGTCTACGGGCCGGAGCTCACCCTCCGGGTGCTGGCCCGCTTCGCCGACGAGGGGCTGCCGGTCTACCTCTACGGCTCCACCGAGGCGACCCTGTCCCGCCTGGTCCCGGCCCTGGAGCGCAGGTTCCCGGCGCTGAAGATCGCCGGTGTCGAGCCGTCCAAGTTCCGGTCGCTCCAGCCGGGTGAGGACACCGAGATCGCCGACCGGATCAAGGCCAGCGGGGCCCGCCTCGTCCTGGTCGGGCTGGGCTGCCCCCGGCAGGAGATCTTCACGTACGCCATGCGGCCGCTGCTCGACATGCCGCTGATGGCCGTCGGCGCGGCGTTCGACTACCACGCCGGGCTGCTGCGCAACCCGCCGCCGTGGATGCAGCGCGCCGGCCTGGAGTGGTTCTGGCGGCTCGGCCTGGAGCCGAAGCGGCTCTGGCGCCGCTACGTCATCCTCAACCCGGCCTACCTGGCCCGGCTGGCCGCGCAGAAGACCGGCGTGTGGAAGGCCACCCCGCCGCCCCCGGCCACGGAACGCCTCACCACCTTCGACGTCTGA
- a CDS encoding YceI family protein, producing MTSSIEAVTRDWEGLTIPTAGTYLLDAAHKRVGFVARHMMVSKVRGEFAEATATITVAEDPMQSSVTATIQAASINTAQADRDAHLRSPEFLDAEQFPTLEFRSTGVKSRDGNEFVLTGELTIKGVTRPVDLDVEFEGVGRSPFGQDIFGFSASTEIDREEFGLTWNVALETGGVLVGKKIKIEIEGEAVRQA from the coding sequence ATGACCAGCAGCATCGAAGCCGTTACCCGCGACTGGGAGGGTCTCACCATCCCGACCGCCGGCACCTACCTGCTGGACGCGGCTCACAAGCGCGTCGGGTTCGTGGCCCGGCACATGATGGTCAGCAAGGTACGCGGTGAGTTCGCCGAGGCTACCGCCACCATCACCGTGGCCGAGGACCCCATGCAGTCGTCGGTGACCGCCACCATCCAGGCGGCCAGCATCAACACCGCCCAGGCCGACCGTGACGCGCACCTGCGCAGCCCGGAGTTCCTCGACGCCGAGCAGTTCCCGACCCTGGAGTTCCGCAGCACCGGCGTGAAGTCCCGCGACGGCAACGAGTTCGTCCTCACCGGTGAGCTCACCATCAAGGGTGTGACCCGTCCGGTCGACCTGGACGTCGAGTTCGAGGGCGTCGGCCGCAGCCCCTTCGGCCAGGACATCTTCGGCTTCTCCGCGTCAACCGAGATCGACCGCGAGGAGTTCGGCCTGACCTGGAACGTCGCCCTGGAGACCGGTGGCGTCCTGGTCGGCAAGAAGATCAAGATCGAGATCGAGGGCGAGGCCGTCCGCCAGGCCTGA
- a CDS encoding FHA domain-containing protein FhaB/FipA, with amino-acid sequence MPELVITVARFGFLILLWIFVFTVVGVIRRDLFAGARSGRLVAAPRAVGASTGQPAKPAKVKRGRAAHQLVVTAGQLAGTRITLGEAQITIGRAEDSTLVITDDYASARHARLVPREGQWFVEDLGSTNGTYLDRAKVTGPTPVPLGVPIRIGRTSLELRP; translated from the coding sequence TTGCCGGAACTCGTCATCACCGTCGCCCGGTTCGGGTTCCTCATCCTGCTGTGGATCTTCGTGTTCACGGTGGTCGGCGTGATCCGGCGGGACCTCTTCGCGGGGGCCCGGTCGGGCCGCCTGGTGGCCGCGCCGCGCGCGGTCGGGGCCTCGACCGGGCAGCCGGCGAAGCCGGCGAAGGTGAAGCGGGGCAGGGCGGCGCACCAGCTGGTGGTCACCGCCGGCCAGCTGGCCGGCACCCGGATCACCCTCGGCGAGGCTCAGATCACCATCGGCCGGGCCGAGGACTCCACGCTGGTGATCACCGACGACTACGCCTCGGCGCGGCACGCCCGGCTCGTGCCGCGCGAGGGGCAGTGGTTCGTCGAGGACCTCGGATCGACTAACGGCACCTACCTGGATCGCGCTAAGGTCACCGGACCAACCCCCGTCCCCCTCGGCGTGCCGATCCGGATCGGCCGCACTTCCCTCGAATTACGGCCATGA
- a CDS encoding glutamate--cysteine ligase: protein MGRDVEQGAFSREDRVRYRQKVRRCLDVFALMLDDFGFDADRPMTGLEIELNLVDAAAEPAMRNDQILADIADPLFQTELGQFNLELNASPRLIEGTGFADYAKDLRSSLTRADERAAKSDAKIVMVGILPTLTERHLVADNLSTNERYRVLNDQIVGARGEDIELDIRGVERLRTHTDSIAPEAACTSLQFHLQVAPDSFADYWNASQAIAGVQVAIGANSPFLYGRQLWAETRIALFEQATDTRPDELKAQGVRPRVWFGERWITSIFDLFEENVRYFPPLLPICEDEDPVEVLHAGGVPQLGELRLHNGTVYRWNRPVYDIMDGRPHLRVENRVLPAGPTVVDMLANAAFYFGLARGLAEADRPIWSQLTFSSAEENFHAAARRGINAVLHWPRLGDVPVTTLVLDTLLPTAAQGLDRFGVAPAERDRLLGVIEERCRTGRNGAVWQTETVWAAERHRGMDREAALHHMVQRYAELQRANEPVHTWPVD from the coding sequence ATGGGCAGAGACGTCGAGCAGGGCGCCTTCTCCCGGGAGGATCGGGTCCGCTACCGGCAGAAGGTCCGGCGATGCCTGGACGTCTTCGCGTTGATGCTGGACGACTTCGGCTTCGACGCCGACCGGCCGATGACCGGGCTGGAGATCGAACTCAACCTGGTCGACGCGGCCGCCGAGCCGGCCATGCGCAACGACCAGATCCTGGCCGACATCGCCGACCCGCTCTTCCAGACCGAGCTGGGGCAGTTCAACCTGGAGCTGAACGCCTCGCCCCGGCTCATCGAGGGGACCGGCTTCGCCGACTACGCGAAGGACCTGCGCAGCAGCCTGACCCGCGCCGACGAGCGCGCCGCCAAGTCCGACGCCAAGATCGTGATGGTCGGCATCCTGCCCACCCTCACCGAGCGGCACCTGGTCGCCGACAACCTCTCCACCAACGAGCGCTACCGGGTGCTCAACGACCAGATCGTCGGGGCCCGGGGCGAGGACATCGAGCTGGACATCCGCGGCGTCGAGCGGCTGCGTACGCACACCGACTCGATCGCGCCCGAGGCCGCCTGCACCAGCCTGCAGTTCCACCTCCAGGTCGCGCCGGACAGCTTCGCCGACTACTGGAACGCCTCGCAGGCCATCGCCGGCGTGCAGGTGGCGATCGGCGCCAACTCGCCGTTCCTCTACGGCCGGCAGCTCTGGGCGGAGACCCGGATCGCGCTGTTCGAGCAGGCCACCGACACCCGCCCGGACGAGCTGAAGGCCCAGGGCGTACGCCCCCGGGTCTGGTTCGGCGAGCGCTGGATCACCTCGATCTTCGACCTGTTCGAGGAGAACGTCCGCTACTTCCCGCCCCTGCTGCCCATCTGCGAGGACGAGGACCCGGTCGAGGTACTGCACGCCGGCGGGGTGCCCCAGCTCGGCGAGCTGCGGCTGCACAACGGCACCGTCTACCGGTGGAATCGGCCGGTCTACGACATCATGGACGGCCGCCCGCACCTGCGCGTGGAGAACCGCGTGCTGCCGGCGGGGCCGACCGTGGTCGACATGCTGGCCAACGCGGCCTTCTACTTCGGCCTGGCCCGCGGTCTCGCCGAGGCGGACCGGCCGATCTGGAGCCAGCTCACCTTCAGTTCGGCCGAGGAGAACTTCCACGCCGCCGCCCGGCGCGGCATCAACGCCGTGCTGCACTGGCCCCGGCTCGGCGACGTGCCGGTCACCACGCTCGTCCTCGACACGCTGCTGCCCACCGCGGCGCAGGGACTGGACCGGTTCGGCGTCGCCCCGGCCGAGCGGGACCGCCTCCTCGGGGTGATCGAGGAGCGCTGCCGCACGGGCCGCAACGGCGCGGTCTGGCAGACCGAGACGGTGTGGGCGGCCGAGCGGCACCGCGGCATGGACCGGGAAGCCGCGCTGCACCACATGGTCCAGCGCTACGCCGAACTGCAACGGGCCAACGAACCCGTGCACACCTGGCCGGTCGACTGA
- a CDS encoding PASTA domain-containing protein: MTHEGYPDRQPAGREEPGPDRTRLLLGGGLAAVLLAVIGASGGWVLAGEPDRPTPPPVAGPTTPAVDATTPTAAPASTAADRPTGTRTTTPAGLTVPQLVGTDFEQARQELRDRRLGWRLVFGGGSGRTVERTSPTPGTPVKRGVTVTLWVAGPAPAVAVPDLLAQGCADAADDLVAAGLYPRYRTGREGPVTAQDPVPGSTARWNDPVTLACGDEPATTPTASLLPAP, from the coding sequence ATGACGCACGAGGGTTACCCGGACCGGCAGCCCGCGGGACGCGAGGAACCGGGGCCTGACCGGACCCGGCTGCTCCTCGGCGGCGGCCTGGCGGCGGTCCTGCTCGCGGTGATCGGGGCGAGCGGCGGCTGGGTCCTGGCCGGGGAGCCGGACCGGCCCACCCCACCGCCCGTCGCCGGCCCCACCACACCTGCCGTCGACGCCACCACGCCGACCGCCGCTCCGGCGAGCACCGCCGCCGACCGGCCGACCGGTACGCGCACCACCACCCCCGCCGGCCTGACCGTGCCGCAACTCGTGGGCACCGACTTCGAGCAGGCCCGGCAGGAGCTGCGGGACCGCCGGCTCGGCTGGCGGTTGGTGTTCGGCGGCGGCTCCGGCCGTACCGTCGAGCGCACCTCGCCCACTCCCGGCACGCCGGTGAAGCGTGGCGTCACGGTCACCCTGTGGGTCGCCGGCCCGGCGCCCGCCGTCGCCGTGCCCGACCTGCTCGCCCAGGGCTGTGCCGATGCGGCGGACGACCTGGTGGCCGCCGGCCTTTACCCGCGCTACCGCACCGGACGCGAGGGTCCGGTCACCGCGCAGGACCCGGTCCCCGGCAGCACGGCCCGGTGGAACGACCCGGTCACCCTCGCCTGCGGCGACGAGCCCGCCACCACGCCGACCGCCAGCCTGCTGCCCGCGCCGTGA